The Primulina eburnea isolate SZY01 chromosome 13, ASM2296580v1, whole genome shotgun sequence genome includes a region encoding these proteins:
- the LOC140810019 gene encoding uncharacterized protein isoform X2, giving the protein MRGLPFLKKPKIEIVKTEDEEEENGDGTKEERIWKEQEIALVALIEHRNKEVEQLRERVAYYKSQLDEALTRLMETQTELSRHRGQEISMASETFRNCIKKLFGEDSIKSSGDDHSIEGRSASFLCKNGDSSRGNCHSRPQLVIPSVNPRMSHSMTMKESGNKVSGNSAAFPTASIATPINSNGKQNGGKACKTSTEQGNVESQPNGTKRKHEQKEDKDLIPLIGSMASSQRFHCQTILLSSQHKRRLRSLELCPTNDNLFVTSALDGAVNLWQIQGKGAGADLVSTSECQSNKQRRWPEDISWHPQGNRLFSVYTADGGDSQISILKLNEGNERTRVSFLEDKPHVKGVINSINFMPWDKTCFVTGGSDHDVVLWTEHEKEDSWKPNSLHRSIHTSAVMGAAGLRDKNVVMSAGADKRIIGFDTTSGTVVYKHQTESKCMSVLTNPCVFNLFMVQTGTPGQQLKLFDFRTKTLEIHSFGWSQESSESQSALINQAWSPDGVYITSGSADPVIHIFDIRYNAQKPLQSLRAHHKRVLKAVWHNTLPLLVSIASDLNIGLHTLIK; this is encoded by the exons ATGAGAGGGCTGCCGTTTCTGAAGAAGCCCAAGATCGAAATTGTGAAAACAGAAGATGAGGAAGAAGAAAATGGGGATGGAACAAAGGAGGAACGGATTTGGAAAGAACAAGAAATAGCACTAGTAGCCCTTATTGAACACCGTAACAAAGAAGTCGAGCAGCTTCGTGAGCGCGTTGCTTATTACAAGTCCCAG CTTGATGAAGCATTAACGAGGTTGATGGAGACACAAACTGAATTGTCTCGTCATCGTGGCCAGGAAATTTCAATGGCCTCAGAAACTTTTAGAAATTGTATTAAAAAG CTGTTTGGTGAGGATTCGATTAAGTCATCCGGAGATGATCATAGCATTGAAGGAAGATCGGCTagttttttatgtaaaaatggGGATTCTTCTCGAGGAAATTGTCACTCTAGACCACAGCTTGTGATTCCTTCTGTGAATCCAAGAATGTCACATTCAATGACCATGAAAGAATCTGGAAATAAAGTTAGTGGCAATTCTGCTGCATTTCCTACTGCATCGATAGCCACTCCAATTAATAGCAATGGAAAGCAAAATGGAGGCAAAGCTTGTAAAACATCTACGGAGCAAGGAAACGTGGAATCTCAACCTAATGGAACAAAAAGGAAGCATG AGCAAAAAGAAGATAAAGACTTGATTCCGTTGATAGGAAGCATGGCTTCTTCACAAAGATTCCACTGCCAGACCATTCTTTTATCTAGTCAACACAAAAGAAGGCTGAGAAGCCTTGAGCTTTGTCCTACAAATGATAATTTATTTGTGACCAG CGCATTGGATGGAGCGGTTAATCTGTGGCAGATCCAGGGGAAAGG TGCTGGTGCCGATCTTGTAAGTACTTCTGAATGTCAATCAAACAAGCAGAGGAGATGGCCAGAAGATATATCTTGGCATCCACAGGGAAATAGACTTTTTTCGGTTTATACTGCAGATGGCGGAGATTctcagatatcaattctgaaaCTAAATGAAGGAAACGAG AGGACACGTGTAAGCTTTCTTGAAGACAAGCCTCACGTTAAAGGCGTAATCAACAGCATAAACTTCATGCCATGGGACAAAACATGCTTCGTTACTGGTGGCAGTGATCATGATGTAGTCCTTTGGACCGAACATGAGAAGGAAGACTCATGGAAACCTAATTCATTACACAGAAGTATCCATACCAGTGCTGTAATGGGGGCTGCTGGCTTGCGGGATAAGAATGTTGTAATGTCTGCTGGTGCAGACAAAAGGATTATTGGATTTGATACGACATCTGGGACAGTTGTTTACAAGCATCAGACTGAAAGCAAATGTATGAGTGTTTTAACTAATCCATGTGTCTTCAACCTCTTTATGGTTCAGACAGG GACCCCAGGGCAGCAGCTGAAACTATTCGATTTCAGAACCAAGACATTGGAGATCCATAGTTTCGGGTGGAGCCAAGAGAGTAGCGAATCCCAGTCGGCCCTCATTAATCAAGCATGGTCTCCAGATGGTGTATACATAACTTCTGGCTCAGCGGATCCCGTGATTCACATCTTTGACATCAGATACAATGCTCAGAAACCATTGCAGTCACTACGAGCCCATCATAAACGAGTCCTTAAAGCTGTGTGGCACAACACTCTCCCTCTGCTTGTTTCCATTGCTTCTGACCTGAACATTGGATTGCACACATTAatcaaataa
- the LOC140809310 gene encoding trihelix transcription factor ASR3-like translates to MAPGSNSTQENDITSGGQPSLERSDDRNKTPRHPRWTRQETMVLAQGKKIAEERGRKGRKLGPEQAEPKWDFISSYCMQHGVKRGAVQCRKRWSNLASDFKKIKTWESRVRNGGESYWIMQSDLRRERKLPGFFDQEVYYVLDGKGFTNAAYQLALVTTSAGENYGVEAEEEEEETETEVSDGTPATEQNGLLQDFEIGRSTEKENIPEDDKADTIPSPVPISEMRYQPYHQAYINPENKRHPGTPFWQGSMFHEGAKRRRHTSSACQNFNVETQLIKALEKNISLLNAQLEEQKVISQMDREQQKDCHNILVAALTKLTDALEKIGDKLQHQETKDA, encoded by the exons ATGGCCCCGGGATCAAACAGTACACAAGAAAATGACATCACCTCAGGTGGCCAGCCATCTCTTGAAAGGAGTGATGACAGAAATAAAACACCGAGGCATCCCCGATGGACGCGCCAAGAGACGATGGTGCTAGCGCAAGGGAAGAAGATTGCCGAGGAGAGAGGGAGAAAGGGGCGCAAGTTAGGGCCTGAGCAGGCTGAACCAAAATGGGATTTTATTTCTTCATACTGCATGCAACATGGAGTGAAGAGAGGGGCGGTTCAATGCCGAAAGAGGTGGAGCAATCTTGCCAGTGATTTCAAGAAGATAAAAACGTGGGAGTCCAGGGTGCGAAACGGAGGTGAATCTTATTGGATCATGCAAAGTGATTTGAGGAGGGAGAGAAAACTTCCGGGTTTCTTCGACCAAGAAGTATATTATGTGTTGGATGGTAAGGGATTTACAAATGCGGCGTATCAACTTGCACTCGTGACAACAAGTGCAGGTGAAAATTATGGTGTGGAGGCAGAAGAAGAGGAGGAGGAGACGGAAACGGAGGTGAGCGATGGTACTCCTGCTACAGAACAGAATGGTTTGCTTCAAGATTTTGAAATTGGGAGAAGCACAGAAAAGGAAAACATTCCGGAGGATGATAAAGCAGATACAATTCCTTCACCAGTCCCTATTTCAG AGATGAGATATCAACCATATCACCAGGCATACATAAATCCAG AAAACAAGAGACACCCAGGCACCCCGTTTTGGCAAGGTTCAATGTTTCACGAGGGAGCGAAGAGAAGAAGACACACATCTAGTGCTTGCCAAAACTTCAATGTGGAAACCCAATTGATCAAAGCTCTCGAAAAAAATATTAGTCTGCTGAATGCACAGCTAGAAGAGCAAAAGGTTATCAGTCAAATGGACAGAGAGCAGCAAAAGGACTGTCACAACATTTTAGTCGCAGCTCTTACCAAGCTTACAGATGCTCTTGAAAAAATTGGGGACAAGTTGCAACATCAAGAAACCAAAGATGCCTAA
- the LOC140810020 gene encoding homeobox-leucine zipper protein HAT4-like, which produces MELGLRLGDASEPMKFLQENSTQEARRFTKIMKSSGLNLGMDLSLNQETEKAQETDEENVEKEEDHTSSGVGTGSDGDQGETSLQLNLLPFSPVPRQISLHIDQSLPWSSDNGSSENDSSRNKRPPAARRLDVNKMPSSAEEASTANSEGSLFQMDFGNKREFEATGNERESFRASDDDDGSTRKKLRLSKQQSVFLEQSFKEHPTLNPKQKLALANQLNLRPRQVEVWFQNRRARTKLKQNEVDCEYLKRCCETLSEENTRLHKELQDLRALKTPNSSPFYMATTLTMCPSCERRRLASAPENGHPTNIDSTHTPNPTPFPLSTPRFYPWRN; this is translated from the exons ATGGAATTAGGCTTGCGCTTAGGAGATGCATCAGAACCCATGAAGTTCTTGCAAGAAAACAGCACTCAAGAGGCGCGGAGATTCaccaaaatcatgaaaagtAGTGGGTTAAACCTGGGAATGGATTTGAGCCTCAATCAAGAAACGGAGAAAGCTCAAGAAACTGATGAAGAAAATGTTGAAAAAGAAGAAGATCATACATCATCAGGAGTTGGTACTGGTAGCGATGGTGATCAAGGGGAAACATCGCTTCAGCTTAATCTTCTCCCATTTTCTCCTGTTCCTCGCCAGATTTCATTGCATATCGATCAATCCTTACCTTGGTCTTCTGATAATG GGAGTTCCGAAAATGATTCGTCGAGGAATAAAAGGCCACCGGCGGCGAGGCGGTTGGACGTGAACAAAATGCCATCATCCGCGGAGGAAGCCTCGACGGCGAACAGCGAGGGGTCACTGTTCCAGATGGATTTTGGTAACAAGAGAGAATTTGAAGCCACGGGAAACGAGAGAGAATCGTTTAGAGCAAGTGACGACGATGATGGCAGCACAAGAAAAAAACTCAGACTTTCCAAGCAACAGTCTGTTTTTCTCGAACAAAGCTTTAAAGAACACCCCACTCTCAATCCT AAGCAAAAGCTTGCTCTAGCAAATCAGCTTAATCTGAGGCCTCGACAGGTAGAAGTCTGGTTTCAGAACAGAAGAGCGAG GACCAAGTTGAAGCAAAACGAGGTGGATTGCGAGTACTTGAAGAGATGCTGCGAGACTCTGAGTGAAGAAAACACAAGGCTCCACAAAGAGTTGCAAGATTTGAGAGCTCTCAAGACTCCTAATTCTAGCCCCTTTTACATGGCCACCACCCTCACCATGTGCCCGTCTTGCGAACGCCGACGACTCGCCTCCGCGCCGGAGAATGGCCATCCCACTAACATAGATTCCACCCACACCCCAAACCCTACTCCATTTCCTTTGTCTACACCAAGATTTTACCCATGGAGGAATTAA
- the LOC140809776 gene encoding uncharacterized protein translates to MMSDDVMDLDLNRQSSDSPLLKVPSTGSSLNEPETCSGEIGDRIRFLEAVTGRAIKRRRHELQPSNNDMTERGKRWKSDSSHLVAKALEMDGEVHNVVVSEEEGCFYDCNVCSETARIPVVTCCGHLFCWACFYHMNYVDSTSKECPVCEGEVSDSSVIPVYGNGDIACELESGPKTPPRPKARRVESVRQRRGLDDVPVAEALRRIRIGIGAMVD, encoded by the coding sequence ATGATGAGTGACGATGTCATGGATCTTGATCTGAACCGACAGTCTTCGGATTCACCATTGCTCAAGGTTCCGAGTACGGGGTCGTCGTTGAATGAACCGGAAACTTGTAGTGGCGAAATAGGCGATAGGATTCGTTTTCTCGAAGCTGTTACAGGTCGTGCAATTAAACGGCGCCGGCATGAGCTCCAACCAAGCAATAATGATATGACTGAGAGGGGGAAACGTTGGAAAAGTGATAGTTCTCATTTGGTGGCCAAGGCGTTGGAGATGGATGGCGAGGTTCACAACGTTGTTGTGTCTGAGGAGGAAGGATGTTTCTATGACTGCAATGTATGCTCGGAGACGGCGAGGATTCCTGTGGTGACTTGTTGCGGACACTTGTTTTGCTGGGCTTGCTTTTATCACATGAATTATGTGGATTCGACGTCAAAGGAATGCCCGGTTTGCGAGGGAGAGGTGTCGGACAGCTCAGTGATTCCGGTGTATGGGAATGGTGATATTGCGTGCGAGTTGGAATCCGGTCCAAAGACGCCACCGAGACCCAAAGCCAGGAGGGTAGAGAGTGTTAGGCAGCGGCGTGGTTTGGATGACGTTCCTGTTGCCGAGGCGCTCAGGCGGATTAGGATCGGTATTGGTGCAATGGTGGATTGA
- the LOC140810019 gene encoding uncharacterized protein isoform X3 yields METQTELSRHRGQEISMASETFRNCIKKVKLESLSSPANVSGDSAQNQFLYKPQLFGEDSIKSSGDDHSIEGRSASFLCKNGDSSRGNCHSRPQLVIPSVNPRMSHSMTMKESGNKVSGNSAAFPTASIATPINSNGKQNGGKACKTSTEQGNVESQPNGTKRKHEQKEDKDLIPLIGSMASSQRFHCQTILLSSQHKRRLRSLELCPTNDNLFVTSALDGAVNLWQIQGKGAGADLVSTSECQSNKQRRWPEDISWHPQGNRLFSVYTADGGDSQISILKLNEGNERTRVSFLEDKPHVKGVINSINFMPWDKTCFVTGGSDHDVVLWTEHEKEDSWKPNSLHRSIHTSAVMGAAGLRDKNVVMSAGADKRIIGFDTTSGTVVYKHQTESKCMSVLTNPCVFNLFMVQTGTPGQQLKLFDFRTKTLEIHSFGWSQESSESQSALINQAWSPDGVYITSGSADPVIHIFDIRYNAQKPLQSLRAHHKRVLKAVWHNTLPLLVSIASDLNIGLHTLIK; encoded by the exons ATGGAGACACAAACTGAATTGTCTCGTCATCGTGGCCAGGAAATTTCAATGGCCTCAGAAACTTTTAGAAATTGTATTAAAAAGGTAAAATTAGAAAGTTTATCGAGTCCTGCCAATGTGAGTGGTGATTCTGCCCAAAACCAGTTTCTGTATAAACCACAGCTGTTTGGTGAGGATTCGATTAAGTCATCCGGAGATGATCATAGCATTGAAGGAAGATCGGCTagttttttatgtaaaaatggGGATTCTTCTCGAGGAAATTGTCACTCTAGACCACAGCTTGTGATTCCTTCTGTGAATCCAAGAATGTCACATTCAATGACCATGAAAGAATCTGGAAATAAAGTTAGTGGCAATTCTGCTGCATTTCCTACTGCATCGATAGCCACTCCAATTAATAGCAATGGAAAGCAAAATGGAGGCAAAGCTTGTAAAACATCTACGGAGCAAGGAAACGTGGAATCTCAACCTAATGGAACAAAAAGGAAGCATG AGCAAAAAGAAGATAAAGACTTGATTCCGTTGATAGGAAGCATGGCTTCTTCACAAAGATTCCACTGCCAGACCATTCTTTTATCTAGTCAACACAAAAGAAGGCTGAGAAGCCTTGAGCTTTGTCCTACAAATGATAATTTATTTGTGACCAG CGCATTGGATGGAGCGGTTAATCTGTGGCAGATCCAGGGGAAAGG TGCTGGTGCCGATCTTGTAAGTACTTCTGAATGTCAATCAAACAAGCAGAGGAGATGGCCAGAAGATATATCTTGGCATCCACAGGGAAATAGACTTTTTTCGGTTTATACTGCAGATGGCGGAGATTctcagatatcaattctgaaaCTAAATGAAGGAAACGAG AGGACACGTGTAAGCTTTCTTGAAGACAAGCCTCACGTTAAAGGCGTAATCAACAGCATAAACTTCATGCCATGGGACAAAACATGCTTCGTTACTGGTGGCAGTGATCATGATGTAGTCCTTTGGACCGAACATGAGAAGGAAGACTCATGGAAACCTAATTCATTACACAGAAGTATCCATACCAGTGCTGTAATGGGGGCTGCTGGCTTGCGGGATAAGAATGTTGTAATGTCTGCTGGTGCAGACAAAAGGATTATTGGATTTGATACGACATCTGGGACAGTTGTTTACAAGCATCAGACTGAAAGCAAATGTATGAGTGTTTTAACTAATCCATGTGTCTTCAACCTCTTTATGGTTCAGACAGG GACCCCAGGGCAGCAGCTGAAACTATTCGATTTCAGAACCAAGACATTGGAGATCCATAGTTTCGGGTGGAGCCAAGAGAGTAGCGAATCCCAGTCGGCCCTCATTAATCAAGCATGGTCTCCAGATGGTGTATACATAACTTCTGGCTCAGCGGATCCCGTGATTCACATCTTTGACATCAGATACAATGCTCAGAAACCATTGCAGTCACTACGAGCCCATCATAAACGAGTCCTTAAAGCTGTGTGGCACAACACTCTCCCTCTGCTTGTTTCCATTGCTTCTGACCTGAACATTGGATTGCACACATTAatcaaataa
- the LOC140809677 gene encoding protein MHF1 homolog: MASDVEREEEEDESVNQRLRDRFRLCTISIAEAEAKKNGMEVSQPIMACISDLAFKYAQQLAKDLELFAQHGPRKSVSTKDVILSAHRNDHLAASLRSFCYDLKQKMPQSEKKRRKISKKED; this comes from the exons ATGGCAAGCGATGTGGAAAGAGAAGAGGAGGAAGATGAATCGGTTAATCAGCGCCTGAGAGATCGATTCCGACTCTGCACCATCTCCATTGCCGAAGCCGAAG CGAAGAAAAATGGCATGGAAGTTTCTCAACCGATTATGGCCTGCATATCCGATTTAGCCTTCAAATATGCGC AACAGTTGGCAAAAGACCTTGAATTATTTGCTCAGCATGGTCCTCGCAAGTCAGTGAGCACGAAAGATGTCATCCTTTCTG CACATCGTAATGATCATCTTGCTGCCTCCCTAAGGTCCTTTTGTTATGATTTAAAACAAAAGATGCCTCAATCTGAGAAGAAGAGAAGGAAGATCTCGAAAAAGGAGGACTAA
- the LOC140810552 gene encoding alpha-mannosidase-like gives MVGPIPIEDGIGKEIVTQIKSTVGNNKIFYTDSNGRDFLEHIRGYRADWDLQVNQPIAGNYCPINLEIYIKDKSAEFSILVDRSVGG, from the exons aTG GTTGGTCCAATACCCATTGAAGATGGAATTGGGAAGGAGATAGTAACTCAAATAAAGTCAACTGTAGGaaacaacaaaatattttatacagACTCTAATGGACGTGATTTTCTTGAACAT ATCAGAGGCTACAGAGCTGATTGGGACCTTCAAGTGAACCAACCAATTGCTGGAAACTACTGTCCT ATCAATCTTGAAATTTACATCAAAGATAAAAGTGCCGAGTTTTCAATCTTGGTGGATAGATCAGTCGGAGGATGA
- the LOC140809311 gene encoding magnesium protoporphyrin IX methyltransferase, chloroplastic, whose product MASSVFFAPLHYPLLKPPNNRSRKPLYITAAVPPLSTAADLSAVANTLDGTTIAVIGGGSVAALAAVLSLADPEKRRQMQAEEVGGGDKEVVREYFNNDGFQRWRRIYGETDDVNKVQLDIRIGHSKTVENAMKMLLDEGPLNGVTVCDAGCGTGSMSIPLAKEGAVVAASDISAAMVAEAEKLAREELLQGKDDISPGLVLPTFQAKDLESLDGKYDTVICLDVLIHYPQSKADAMIAHLASLAENRLILSFAPKTLYYNLLKRVGELFPGPSKATRAYLHSEADVERALQKVGWRIRKRGLITTQFYFSRLVEAVPA is encoded by the exons ATGGCTTCCTCTGTTTTCTTTGCTCCGCTCCACTACCCACTCCTTAAACCGCCCAACAACCGCTCACGCAAGCCCCTCTATATCACCGCCGCAGTCCCGCCGCTTTCTACTGCGGCTGACTTATCAGCCGTGGCGAACACCTTAGACGGCACCACCATTGCCGTTATCGGCGGTGGCTCAGTTGCCGCTCTCGCAGCAGTTCTATCCCTCGCCGATCCGGAGAAGCGGCGGCAAATGCAGGCGGAGGAGGTTGGCGGCGGGGACAAGGAGGTGGTGAGGGAGTACTTCAACAATGATGGGTTCCAGCGTTGGAGGAGAATTTACGGAGAAACCGATGATGTTAACAAGGTGCAGCTTGATATCAGGATCGGGCATTCAAAAACTGTTGAGAATGCAATGAAGATGCTGCTGGACGAGGGGCCGTTGAACGGGGTTACGGTTTGCGACGCTGGGTGTGGAACGGGTTCGATGTCTATTCCGTTGGCGAAGGAAGGAGCCGTTGTGGCGGCGAGTGATATTTCAGCTGCCATGGTTGCTGAGGCTGAGAAATTG GCACGAGAAGAGCTTCTACAAGGCAAGGATGATATATCCCCAGGACTCGTATTACCGACTTTTCAAGCCAAGGATTTAGAGAGTTTGGATGGTAAGTATGATACAGTAATCTGCTTAGATGTTTTGATCCACTACCCACAAAGCAAGGCTGATGCAATGATTGCCCACCTTGCTTCCTTGGCCGAGAATCGGTTGATTCTGAGCTTTGCTCCAAAGACATTATATTATAATCTTCTCAAAAGAGTTGGGGAATTGTTCCCCGGGCCTTCCAAGGCAACAAGAGCTTACCTCCATTCCGAGGCTGATGTTGAGCGAGCATTGCAAAAGGTTGGTTGGAGGATAAGAAAAAGAGGTTTGATTACAACACAATTTTACTTTTCGAGGCTTGTTGAGGCTGTTCCTGCATAG
- the LOC140810019 gene encoding uncharacterized protein isoform X1, with the protein MRGLPFLKKPKIEIVKTEDEEEENGDGTKEERIWKEQEIALVALIEHRNKEVEQLRERVAYYKSQLDEALTRLMETQTELSRHRGQEISMASETFRNCIKKVKLESLSSPANVSGDSAQNQFLYKPQLFGEDSIKSSGDDHSIEGRSASFLCKNGDSSRGNCHSRPQLVIPSVNPRMSHSMTMKESGNKVSGNSAAFPTASIATPINSNGKQNGGKACKTSTEQGNVESQPNGTKRKHEQKEDKDLIPLIGSMASSQRFHCQTILLSSQHKRRLRSLELCPTNDNLFVTSALDGAVNLWQIQGKGAGADLVSTSECQSNKQRRWPEDISWHPQGNRLFSVYTADGGDSQISILKLNEGNERTRVSFLEDKPHVKGVINSINFMPWDKTCFVTGGSDHDVVLWTEHEKEDSWKPNSLHRSIHTSAVMGAAGLRDKNVVMSAGADKRIIGFDTTSGTVVYKHQTESKCMSVLTNPCVFNLFMVQTGTPGQQLKLFDFRTKTLEIHSFGWSQESSESQSALINQAWSPDGVYITSGSADPVIHIFDIRYNAQKPLQSLRAHHKRVLKAVWHNTLPLLVSIASDLNIGLHTLIK; encoded by the exons ATGAGAGGGCTGCCGTTTCTGAAGAAGCCCAAGATCGAAATTGTGAAAACAGAAGATGAGGAAGAAGAAAATGGGGATGGAACAAAGGAGGAACGGATTTGGAAAGAACAAGAAATAGCACTAGTAGCCCTTATTGAACACCGTAACAAAGAAGTCGAGCAGCTTCGTGAGCGCGTTGCTTATTACAAGTCCCAG CTTGATGAAGCATTAACGAGGTTGATGGAGACACAAACTGAATTGTCTCGTCATCGTGGCCAGGAAATTTCAATGGCCTCAGAAACTTTTAGAAATTGTATTAAAAAGGTAAAATTAGAAAGTTTATCGAGTCCTGCCAATGTGAGTGGTGATTCTGCCCAAAACCAGTTTCTGTATAAACCACAGCTGTTTGGTGAGGATTCGATTAAGTCATCCGGAGATGATCATAGCATTGAAGGAAGATCGGCTagttttttatgtaaaaatggGGATTCTTCTCGAGGAAATTGTCACTCTAGACCACAGCTTGTGATTCCTTCTGTGAATCCAAGAATGTCACATTCAATGACCATGAAAGAATCTGGAAATAAAGTTAGTGGCAATTCTGCTGCATTTCCTACTGCATCGATAGCCACTCCAATTAATAGCAATGGAAAGCAAAATGGAGGCAAAGCTTGTAAAACATCTACGGAGCAAGGAAACGTGGAATCTCAACCTAATGGAACAAAAAGGAAGCATG AGCAAAAAGAAGATAAAGACTTGATTCCGTTGATAGGAAGCATGGCTTCTTCACAAAGATTCCACTGCCAGACCATTCTTTTATCTAGTCAACACAAAAGAAGGCTGAGAAGCCTTGAGCTTTGTCCTACAAATGATAATTTATTTGTGACCAG CGCATTGGATGGAGCGGTTAATCTGTGGCAGATCCAGGGGAAAGG TGCTGGTGCCGATCTTGTAAGTACTTCTGAATGTCAATCAAACAAGCAGAGGAGATGGCCAGAAGATATATCTTGGCATCCACAGGGAAATAGACTTTTTTCGGTTTATACTGCAGATGGCGGAGATTctcagatatcaattctgaaaCTAAATGAAGGAAACGAG AGGACACGTGTAAGCTTTCTTGAAGACAAGCCTCACGTTAAAGGCGTAATCAACAGCATAAACTTCATGCCATGGGACAAAACATGCTTCGTTACTGGTGGCAGTGATCATGATGTAGTCCTTTGGACCGAACATGAGAAGGAAGACTCATGGAAACCTAATTCATTACACAGAAGTATCCATACCAGTGCTGTAATGGGGGCTGCTGGCTTGCGGGATAAGAATGTTGTAATGTCTGCTGGTGCAGACAAAAGGATTATTGGATTTGATACGACATCTGGGACAGTTGTTTACAAGCATCAGACTGAAAGCAAATGTATGAGTGTTTTAACTAATCCATGTGTCTTCAACCTCTTTATGGTTCAGACAGG GACCCCAGGGCAGCAGCTGAAACTATTCGATTTCAGAACCAAGACATTGGAGATCCATAGTTTCGGGTGGAGCCAAGAGAGTAGCGAATCCCAGTCGGCCCTCATTAATCAAGCATGGTCTCCAGATGGTGTATACATAACTTCTGGCTCAGCGGATCCCGTGATTCACATCTTTGACATCAGATACAATGCTCAGAAACCATTGCAGTCACTACGAGCCCATCATAAACGAGTCCTTAAAGCTGTGTGGCACAACACTCTCCCTCTGCTTGTTTCCATTGCTTCTGACCTGAACATTGGATTGCACACATTAatcaaataa
- the LOC140810480 gene encoding uncharacterized protein has protein sequence MLEIPIRNIYHENQLLVFRLNGEWAKISKLPTPPKLRSFLWRAARDFLPCRLKLQSRNIQVPSCCVICESGLENNWHVFIDCPYAKECWKIAKLDRLVMNCAKEAVSFTHWLFESLNKFPKAALTVLSATLWSIWRYRNEKLWNGVSRPPQITVSLGHDMVWNWTQTHKTYTRGQAPSSRRDTDDRWTKPLDPYVKCNVDAAMFHEHQAVGFGAVVRDSTGEFMVSKTSVKYGMCDVKEAEALALFDAIAWTISVELQDIIFETDSLTVLKAITSKNADHTEFGSIISGCQYTSRRASLSQNSTCSKTSKYGGSYS, from the coding sequence ATGCTAGAAATTCCAATCCGAAATATTTATCACGAAAACCAGCTTTTAGTGTTTCGACTGAATGGGGAATGGGCCAAGATATCGAAGCTACCTACACCTCCGAAATTAAGATCATTCCTGTGGAGAGCAGCGCGTGATTTCCTACCTTGCCGATTGAAACTTCAATCAAGGAATATACAGGTGCCATCCTGCTGCGTGATATGCGAATCAGGGTTGGAAAACAATTGGCATGTATTCATTGACTGCCCATATGCAAAGGAGTGTTGGAAAATTGCAAAGCTTGATCGCTTAGTGATGAATTGTGCCAAAGAAGCAGTATCCTTCACACACTGGTTATTTGAAAGTCTGAATAAATTCCCCAAGGCGGCACTAACAGTCCTTTCGGCTACATTATGGAGCATATGGCGCTACCGAAATGAGAAACTATGGAACGGTGTGTCTAGACCTCCGCAAATCACCGTTTCACTCGGCCATGATATGGTGTGGAACTGGACTCAAACTCACAAAACCTATACCAGAGGACAAGCCCCAAGTTCTCGAAGGGACACAGACGATCGATGGACGAAACCTCTTGATCCATATGTGAAGTGCAATGTCGATGCAGCAATGTTTCATGAACACCAAGCTGTTGGCTTTGGTGCTGTGGTGCGAGACTCGACAGGAGAATTCATGGTGAGCAAAACAAGTGTGAAGTACGGTATGTGTGACGTTAAAGAGGCCGAAGCACTCGCCCTATTTGACGCGATCGCTTGGACAATCTCTGTTGAactccaagatattatatttgaAACCGACTCATTGACGGTGTTAAAGGCGATCACCTCAAAGAATGCTGACCACACAGAGTTTGGCTCAATAATCTCAGGCTGCCAGTACACTTCTCGACGGGCATCCCTCTCTCAAAATTCAACATGTTCGAAGACAAGCAAATATGGTGGCTCATACTCTTGA